Proteins from a single region of Drosophila biarmipes strain raj3 chromosome 3R, RU_DBia_V1.1, whole genome shotgun sequence:
- the LOC108027276 gene encoding protein obstructor-E isoform X1: MKKFFVVFVALFGAAVAQSSFKCPDDFGFYPHDTSCDKYWKCDNGVAELKTCGNGLAFDATDSKYLTENCDYLHNVDCGDRTELEPPITTPHCSRLYGIFPDENKCDVFWNCWNGEPSRYQCSPGLAYDRDARVCMWADQVPECKNEEVANGFSCPAAGELANAGSFSRHAHPEDCRKYYICLEGVAREYGCPIGTVFKIGDSDGTGNCEDPEDVPGCEDYYGDLDLKSIRKSELLAGLNSEGRTKGAQKTKAASSSS; this comes from the exons ATGAAGAAGTTTTTCGTGGTGTTTGTGGCATTATTCGGAGCCG CTGTGGCCCAAAGTAGCTTTAAATGTCCCGATGACTTTGGATTCTATCCACACGACACGTCCTGCGACAAATACTGGAAGTGCGACAACGGCGTTGCCGAGCTGAAGACCTGCGGCAACGGTCTGGCCTTCGATGCCACGGACTCCAAATACCTCACCGAGAACTGCGACTACCTGCACAACGTGGATTGCGGCGATCGCACAGAGCTGG AACCCCCAATCACCACTCCCCACTGCTCTCGCCTGTACGGCATCTTCCCCGATGAGAACAAGTGCGACGTGTTCTGGAACTGCTGGAACGGCGAGCCCTCGAGATACCAGTGCTCCCCCGGATTGGCCTACGATCGCGATGCTCGCGTGTGCATGTGGGCTGACCAGGTGCCCGAGTGCAAGAACGAAG AGGTGGCCAACGGATTCTCCTGCCCCGCGGCCGGTGAGCTGGCCAACGCCGGATCCTTCTCGCGCCACGCCCACCCCGAGGACTGCCGCAAGTACTACATCTGCCTGGAGGGCGTGGCCCGCGAGTACGGATGCCCCATCGGCACAGTGTTCAAGATCGGAGACAGTGATGGCACTGGCAACTGCGAGGATCCCGAGGATGTTCCCGGATG CGAAGACTACTACGGCGATCTGGATTTGAAGAGCATCCGCAAGAGCGAGCTTCTAGCTGGATTGAACAGTGAAGGTCGCACTAAGGGCGCGCAAAAAACCAAAgctgcctcctcctcctcataa
- the LOC108027276 gene encoding protein obstructor-E isoform X2, with protein MKKFFVVFVALFGAAVAQSSFKCPDDFGFYPHDTSCDKYWKCDNGVAELKTCGNGLAFDATDSKYLTENCDYLHNVDCGDRTELEPPITTPHCSRLYGIFPDENKCDVFWNCWNGEPSRYQCSPGLAYDRDARVCMWADQVPECKNEEVANGFSCPAAGELANAGSFSRHAHPEDCRKYYICLEGVAREYGCPIGTVFKIGDSDGTGNCEDPEDVPGCEDYYGDVDLKALKKLGF; from the exons ATGAAGAAGTTTTTCGTGGTGTTTGTGGCATTATTCGGAGCCG CTGTGGCCCAAAGTAGCTTTAAATGTCCCGATGACTTTGGATTCTATCCACACGACACGTCCTGCGACAAATACTGGAAGTGCGACAACGGCGTTGCCGAGCTGAAGACCTGCGGCAACGGTCTGGCCTTCGATGCCACGGACTCCAAATACCTCACCGAGAACTGCGACTACCTGCACAACGTGGATTGCGGCGATCGCACAGAGCTGG AACCCCCAATCACCACTCCCCACTGCTCTCGCCTGTACGGCATCTTCCCCGATGAGAACAAGTGCGACGTGTTCTGGAACTGCTGGAACGGCGAGCCCTCGAGATACCAGTGCTCCCCCGGATTGGCCTACGATCGCGATGCTCGCGTGTGCATGTGGGCTGACCAGGTGCCCGAGTGCAAGAACGAAG AGGTGGCCAACGGATTCTCCTGCCCCGCGGCCGGTGAGCTGGCCAACGCCGGATCCTTCTCGCGCCACGCCCACCCCGAGGACTGCCGCAAGTACTACATCTGCCTGGAGGGCGTGGCCCGCGAGTACGGATGCCCCATCGGCACAGTGTTCAAGATCGGAGACAGTGATGGCACTGGCAACTGCGAGGATCCCGAGGATGTTCCCGGATG
- the LOC108027277 gene encoding uncharacterized protein LOC108027277 isoform X2 encodes MNCRAMRKRTGILVALCLCLFVESLALLPHESEVINKCILSYGGLNPETAERLGRFKDWAEGYEEIPCFTQCYLAEMFDFYNSSTGFDMDAVVRAFGEPVYTACQRKLELPFGSGLSSCQHAYEGFHCITNAENHPFTVIDNMANISLSAKTAMKECLQNVDQAKWKRFAAYGEYPVIEPIPCYTRCFLDKLHLFDQQTRLWKVGAMRQHLGVPARGASIRSCHLQRGKDRCATYYKQFTCHALALA; translated from the exons ATGAATTGTCGAGCCATGCGAAAGAGGACTGGAATATTAGTTGCCTTATGTCTATGCCTTTTTGTG GAAAGTCTGGCCTTGCTGCCACACGAGAGCGAGGTCATCAACAAGTGCATTCTGAGCTACGGTGGACTTAATCCGGAGACTGCCGAGCGATTAGGAAGATTCAAGGATTGGGCGGAGGGCTACGAGGAGATTCCGTGCTTCACGCAGTGTTACCTAGCCGAAATGTTTGACTTCTACAATAGCAGCACTGGTTTTGATATGGACGCAGTTGTGAGAGCTTTCGGAGAACCCGTCTACACTGCTTGTCAGAGGAAATTGGAGCTGCCGTTTGGATCCGGACTGAGTAGCTGTCAACATGCATACGAGGGCTTTCACTGCATCACCAAC GCCGAGAACCACCCCTTCACGGTGATCGACAACATGGCGAACATCTCCTTGTCCGCCAAAACAGCGATGAAGGAGTGCCTTCAGAATGTTGACCAGGCCAAGTGGAAGCGCTTCGCTGCCTACGGCGAGTATCCCGTCATCGAGCCGATTCCCTGCTACACAAGGTGCTTCCTGGACAAACTGCACCTCTTCGATCAGCAAACGCGTCTGTGGAAGGTGGGCGCCATGAGGCAACACCTGGGCGTTCCAGCCAGAGGAGCCTCCATCAGGTCCTGCCACCTGCAACGCGGCAAGGACCGCTGTGCCACCTACTACAAACAGTTCACCTGCCACGCCCTGGCCCTGGCCTGA
- the LOC108027277 gene encoding uncharacterized protein LOC108027277 isoform X1 has translation MNCRAMRKRTGILVALCLCLFVKESLALLPHESEVINKCILSYGGLNPETAERLGRFKDWAEGYEEIPCFTQCYLAEMFDFYNSSTGFDMDAVVRAFGEPVYTACQRKLELPFGSGLSSCQHAYEGFHCITNAENHPFTVIDNMANISLSAKTAMKECLQNVDQAKWKRFAAYGEYPVIEPIPCYTRCFLDKLHLFDQQTRLWKVGAMRQHLGVPARGASIRSCHLQRGKDRCATYYKQFTCHALALA, from the exons ATGAATTGTCGAGCCATGCGAAAGAGGACTGGAATATTAGTTGCCTTATGTCTATGCCTTTTTGTG AAGGAAAGTCTGGCCTTGCTGCCACACGAGAGCGAGGTCATCAACAAGTGCATTCTGAGCTACGGTGGACTTAATCCGGAGACTGCCGAGCGATTAGGAAGATTCAAGGATTGGGCGGAGGGCTACGAGGAGATTCCGTGCTTCACGCAGTGTTACCTAGCCGAAATGTTTGACTTCTACAATAGCAGCACTGGTTTTGATATGGACGCAGTTGTGAGAGCTTTCGGAGAACCCGTCTACACTGCTTGTCAGAGGAAATTGGAGCTGCCGTTTGGATCCGGACTGAGTAGCTGTCAACATGCATACGAGGGCTTTCACTGCATCACCAAC GCCGAGAACCACCCCTTCACGGTGATCGACAACATGGCGAACATCTCCTTGTCCGCCAAAACAGCGATGAAGGAGTGCCTTCAGAATGTTGACCAGGCCAAGTGGAAGCGCTTCGCTGCCTACGGCGAGTATCCCGTCATCGAGCCGATTCCCTGCTACACAAGGTGCTTCCTGGACAAACTGCACCTCTTCGATCAGCAAACGCGTCTGTGGAAGGTGGGCGCCATGAGGCAACACCTGGGCGTTCCAGCCAGAGGAGCCTCCATCAGGTCCTGCCACCTGCAACGCGGCAAGGACCGCTGTGCCACCTACTACAAACAGTTCACCTGCCACGCCCTGGCCCTGGCCTGA
- the LOC108027278 gene encoding uncharacterized protein LOC108027278, with the protein MSAPWIVLLTLCLISSQVLCDLSGDAQTLEKCLRELSTPENIADDLQKLERYPSWTREELPCLMRCLAREKGWFDSEANKWKLKRLTDDLGADVYNYCRFELRRMSSDGCTFAYRGLRCLKQAEMHAGTSLSTLLQCSRQLNATNVELLQYSKLKAKEPIPCLFQCFADAMAFYDSAGNWRLANWQQAFGPSENEDHSVTADYSGCRLSEKQRQEAPNKCSWMYQEYKCWERVNGNQLVEETKA; encoded by the exons ATGAGTGCCCCGTGGATTGTTCTACTCACTCTGTGCCTGATCTCCAGCCAG GTACTCTGTGATCTCTCTGGCGACGCCCAGACGCTGGAGAAGTGCCTGCGGGAGCTGAGTACGCCGGAGAATATCGCCGACGACCTCCAGAAGCTGGAGCGGTATCCGTCGTGGACGCGGGAGGAGCTGCCCTGTCTCATGCGCTGCTTGGCCAGGGAGAAGGGCTGGTTCGACAGCGAGGCCAACAAGTGGAAGCTCAAGCGGCTGACCGACGACCTGGGCGCAGATGTGTACAACTACTGCAGATTCGAGCTGAGGAGGATGTCCTCCGACGGCTGCACATTCGCCTACCGCGGACTCAGGTGCCTCAAGCAGGCCGAGATGCATGCGGGCACTAGCCTGAGCACCCTGCTGCAGTGCTCCCGCCAGCTGAACGCCACCAACGTGGAGCTGCTCCAGTACAGTAAGCTGAAGGCAAAGGAGCCCATCCCGTGTCTCTTCCAGTGCTTCGCCGACGCCATGGCCTTCTACGATTCCGCCGGCAACTGGCGCCTGGCCAACTGGCAGCAGGCATTCGGTCCCTCCGAAAACGAGGATCACTCGGTCACTGCGGACTACAGTGGCTGCCGCCTAAGTGAGAAGCAGCGGCAGGAGGCGCCCAACAAGTGCTCCTGGATGTACCAGGAGTACAAGTGCTGGGAGCGAGTGAATGGAAACCAGCTGGTGGAGGAGACGAAGGCTTAG
- the LOC108027279 gene encoding general odorant-binding protein 99a: protein MQSHSLLIAAVATLLVAQTAAKFQLKNHDDAEKAFEECREDFYVPEDIYEKYLNYEFPAHRRTSCFVKCFLEKLELFSEKKGFDERAMIAQFTSKSSKDLSTVQHGLEKCIDHNEAESDVCTWANRVFSCWLPINRHVVRKVFA, encoded by the exons ATGCAGTCCCACTCGCTCCTGATCGCAGCCGTTGCTACGTTGCTGGTGGCCCAG ACGGCGGCCAAGTTCCAGCTGAAGAACCACGACGACGCGGAGAAGGCCTTTGAGGAGTGCCGCGAGGACTTCTACGTCCCGGAGGACATCTACGAGAAGTACCTGAACTACGAGTTCCCCGCCCACCGGCGCACCAGCTGCTTCGTCAAGTGCTTCCTGGAGAAGCTAGAGCTCTTCTCGGAGAAGAAGGGCTTCGACGAGAGGGCCATGATTGCCCAGTTCACGTCCAAGAGCAGCAAGGACCTGTCCACGGTCCAGCACGGCCTGGAGAAGTGCATCGATCACAACGAGGCCGAGTCCGACGTCTGCACCTGGGCCAACCGCGTCTTCTCCTGCTGGCTGCCCATCAACCGCCACGTGGTGCGCAAGGTCTTCGCCTAA
- the LOC108027090 gene encoding V-type proton ATPase subunit F isoform X2 encodes MSLHSEETGSLMAVIGDEDTCVGFLLGGIGEVGEDRETNFMVVEKDTTPGQIEACFKKFLRRPDIAIILINQGYADLIRPTVDAHDLAVPTVLEIPSKQQPYEASKDSILKRAQSVFSPPERRF; translated from the exons ATGTCATTGCACTCGGAGGAGACTGGAAGTCTCATGGCCGTGATCGGTGATGAG GACACCTGTGTTGGTTTCTTGCTCGGTGGTATTGGAGAAGTCGGCGAGGATCGTGAGACCAATTTTATGGTCGTGGAGAAGG ACACGACTCCCGGGCAGATTGAGGCGTGCTTCAAGAAGTTCCTGAGGCGGCCAGATATAGCCATCATTCTGATCAACCAGGGGTACGCGGACCTGATCCGCCCCACTGTCGACGCCCACGACCTGGCTGTGCCCACTGTGCTGGAGATTCCCTCGAAGCAGCAGCCCTACGAGGCCTCCAAGGACTCGATTCTGAAGCGGGCCCAA AGCGTTTTCAGCCCTCCCGAGAGGCGCTTCTAG
- the LOC108027090 gene encoding V-type proton ATPase subunit F isoform X1, producing the protein MSLHSEETGSLMAVIGDEDTCVGFLLGGIGEVGEDRETNFMVVEKVLFKCCFADTTPGQIEACFKKFLRRPDIAIILINQGYADLIRPTVDAHDLAVPTVLEIPSKQQPYEASKDSILKRAQSVFSPPERRF; encoded by the exons ATGTCATTGCACTCGGAGGAGACTGGAAGTCTCATGGCCGTGATCGGTGATGAG GACACCTGTGTTGGTTTCTTGCTCGGTGGTATTGGAGAAGTCGGCGAGGATCGTGAGACCAATTTTATGGTCGTGGAGAAGG TATTGTTCAAATGTTGTTTCGCAGACACGACTCCCGGGCAGATTGAGGCGTGCTTCAAGAAGTTCCTGAGGCGGCCAGATATAGCCATCATTCTGATCAACCAGGGGTACGCGGACCTGATCCGCCCCACTGTCGACGCCCACGACCTGGCTGTGCCCACTGTGCTGGAGATTCCCTCGAAGCAGCAGCCCTACGAGGCCTCCAAGGACTCGATTCTGAAGCGGGCCCAA AGCGTTTTCAGCCCTCCCGAGAGGCGCTTCTAG